From [Chlorobium] sp. 445, the proteins below share one genomic window:
- a CDS encoding cell division ATP-binding protein FtsE yields MIALRNVSLRFGDKQIFDRLSLEVGRGEFLYVLGASGAGKSSLLKLLYMDILPDSGEVQVGEFKSSTIRKREIPYLRRNLGIVFQEFRLFEDRSVYENVAFVLEVTGVRPKEIPKKVSDALSEVGLAQKRNEMPKNLSGGEQQRVAIARAIVREPYILLADEPTGNLDPQVSLEIMQLLKRISFKGITTIVVTHDYHIAEKLPAKTLLVKEGKVEEITSLPKLL; encoded by the coding sequence ATGATTGCACTGCGAAATGTCTCGCTGCGATTTGGTGACAAACAAATTTTTGATCGGTTGTCGTTAGAAGTCGGGCGCGGAGAATTTCTCTATGTGCTCGGTGCAAGTGGGGCAGGCAAAAGTTCGCTGCTCAAACTGCTCTACATGGATATTCTTCCAGATAGCGGCGAGGTACAAGTCGGTGAGTTTAAGTCAAGCACAATCCGAAAACGCGAGATTCCCTACCTGCGGCGCAATCTGGGTATTGTCTTTCAGGAATTTCGTTTGTTTGAAGACCGCAGTGTGTATGAGAACGTGGCATTTGTCTTGGAGGTAACAGGCGTGCGACCAAAGGAGATTCCGAAAAAAGTCAGTGATGCACTCTCTGAAGTTGGGCTTGCGCAGAAACGCAACGAGATGCCGAAAAATCTTTCAGGTGGTGAGCAGCAGCGTGTCGCAATTGCACGAGCCATTGTGCGCGAACCCTACATTCTGCTTGCCGATGAACCCACAGGCAACTTGGATCCGCAAGTCTCACTTGAAATTATGCAGCTCTTGAAGCGCATCAGTTTCAAAGGTATCACAACAATTGTGGTAACGCATGACTACCATATCGCTGAAAAACTTCCCGCTAAGACTTTGCTGGTGAAAGAAGGAAAAGTAGAGGAAATTACTTCGCTGCCGAAATTGCTGTAG
- a CDS encoding DUF5009 domain-containing protein, with amino-acid sequence MLTQASKQQTTHTAQEADTSVQLKQQAGTATRLMSLDVFRGLTMVLMTVVNNPGSWTYVYPPLRHAEWNGWTITDLVFPFFIFIVGVAIPYALSKYRESESHQAIYLKILRRAATLFLLGLILAGFPSFDLTTIRIMGVLQRLALCYLFAALLFLHTNTRTQCVIAVLCLVVYELLMQIPVPDRDTLLQTKDDNFGAWLDRTLFGTAHLWKAAKTWDPEGLLSTIPALTNAIAGMMTGTHLRSQSEPLEKVAAIFFAGAILLGIGGALDWVIPINKNMWSPSYAVFTTGYALVVLGMCYYAIDIKGWKKWAEPLVVFGVNALLLFFGSGILARVMGGLIRFTVNDELLSLQQFIYKHLLAVWAGNMIGSLLYPLLLITAWYVVLRALYKRNWIWKV; translated from the coding sequence ATGCTAACACAAGCATCTAAACAACAAACAACTCATACTGCTCAAGAAGCAGATACCTCTGTTCAACTCAAGCAGCAGGCAGGAACAGCTACACGCTTGATGTCACTCGATGTCTTTCGTGGGCTCACGATGGTGCTTATGACCGTTGTAAATAATCCGGGCAGTTGGACTTATGTCTATCCACCCCTGCGGCATGCAGAGTGGAATGGCTGGACAATTACCGATCTTGTTTTTCCCTTCTTCATCTTTATTGTCGGAGTAGCAATTCCGTACGCACTATCAAAGTACCGTGAGTCTGAATCACATCAAGCCATTTACCTCAAAATTTTGCGGCGCGCAGCTACACTGTTTCTCCTAGGCTTGATTTTGGCAGGCTTTCCAAGTTTTGACTTGACAACGATTCGCATCATGGGCGTCTTGCAACGTCTGGCACTCTGCTATCTCTTTGCGGCATTGCTGTTTCTGCATACGAACACGAGAACACAGTGTGTCATAGCTGTGCTTTGCCTTGTTGTGTATGAACTCTTGATGCAAATCCCAGTGCCTGATCGAGATACGCTCTTGCAAACCAAGGATGACAATTTTGGAGCATGGCTCGATCGCACCCTCTTTGGGACAGCACATCTGTGGAAAGCAGCTAAGACTTGGGACCCCGAAGGCTTGCTATCGACTATACCTGCGCTAACAAATGCGATTGCAGGCATGATGACAGGCACGCATCTGCGCTCACAGTCTGAGCCACTCGAGAAAGTTGCAGCAATCTTCTTTGCGGGGGCAATCTTGCTAGGCATTGGTGGCGCACTGGATTGGGTCATTCCAATTAACAAAAATATGTGGTCGCCCTCGTATGCTGTGTTTACAACAGGCTATGCACTCGTCGTGCTGGGAATGTGTTACTATGCTATAGACATCAAAGGATGGAAAAAGTGGGCGGAGCCGCTTGTGGTGTTTGGTGTCAATGCGCTGTTGCTCTTTTTCGGCTCAGGTATTTTAGCGCGTGTAATGGGCGGCCTCATCCGTTTTACAGTAAATGATGAACTGCTGTCGCTGCAGCAGTTCATCTACAAACATCTTTTAGCAGTATGGGCGGGGAATATGATCGGGTCATTGCTATACCCACTACTCTTGATTACTGCTTGGTACGTGGTCTTACGTGCGCTGTATAAACGCAACTGGATTTGGAAAGTCTAA
- a CDS encoding S9 family peptidase, which produces MMRLVFSLIFLWISTHSFAQEKSFTLEEIFKSRKLLPRFVQGFNWFSGTTYAAIEADEATKTVSIVLVNALSGEKEVLARSEDLKFLGRPIDFAHFEISSDKEHILLTGALPARRLKTGGEVYLYSRKTNLVTKLSRIKGDYEIVKLSPDGKKVGYVRNKNLFVYDIATGRETQLTRDGNANILNGVFDWVYEEEFSIIDGWQWSPDSKHIAFWRLDQSQVPEFKITQYDSLYLSFLEYRYPKAGDKNSLVKIGVVSVDSRRPQPVFIDLAENTDIYIPRLDWLPDSKRLAYQRLNRQQNVLELFFYDLEQKSSRLVLTERSDAWVEVENNGYYFLKNSDAFIWSSDRDGYQHFYLYGYDGVLKAQLTRGDFDDDALLYVDEPNQTLYFTSAKDSPLERHLYSVKFDGSQMQKLTSEPGTHSAEFSPDGSLYYHTYSSVSTPPKFYLRKKDGSLVRELENNAALEKTLSEYRMGKAQFLTFKNASGVELNAWLLVPADFDSTKKYPVLMHVYGGPGSQTVRNAWGAINLWYHYLTQQGYLVFSVDNRGTGFRGAAFKKLTYKKLGIAETEDQVSGAKFLASLAFVDKSRIGIYGWSYGGYMASMCMTYGNSLAEQVFKAGIAGAPVTHWKFYDTIYTERYMDTPQRNPKGYEISAPLTYADRLKGNFLLIHGTLDDNVHFQNSTALAKKLQELGKPFQAMFYPEQYHGIRGPARFHLHQLMTQFILEKL; this is translated from the coding sequence ATGATGCGTCTTGTTTTTTCGCTCATTTTCCTTTGGATCTCTACCCACAGTTTTGCACAAGAAAAATCTTTTACGCTTGAGGAAATTTTCAAATCGCGCAAACTTTTGCCGCGCTTTGTGCAAGGCTTCAATTGGTTTAGCGGTACAACCTATGCGGCAATCGAAGCTGATGAGGCTACAAAGACCGTCAGCATCGTCCTTGTCAATGCGCTCAGTGGTGAAAAGGAAGTGCTTGCTCGTAGCGAAGACTTGAAATTTCTCGGTCGACCAATTGACTTTGCGCACTTTGAAATTAGCAGCGACAAAGAGCACATTTTGCTGACAGGCGCACTTCCAGCACGACGACTCAAAACCGGTGGTGAGGTCTATCTCTATAGCCGCAAAACTAACCTCGTTACAAAACTCTCGCGCATCAAAGGCGATTATGAAATCGTCAAACTCTCACCCGATGGTAAAAAGGTGGGTTATGTACGCAATAAAAACCTTTTCGTCTACGACATTGCGACTGGCAGAGAAACTCAACTGACACGCGACGGCAACGCTAATATCCTTAACGGTGTCTTTGATTGGGTCTACGAAGAAGAATTTTCCATCATTGATGGCTGGCAGTGGTCACCGGACTCAAAGCACATTGCGTTTTGGCGCCTTGACCAAAGTCAAGTGCCCGAGTTCAAAATCACTCAGTATGATTCACTCTATCTTTCGTTTCTTGAATACCGCTACCCCAAAGCTGGTGATAAAAACTCGCTAGTGAAAATCGGTGTCGTAAGCGTCGACAGCCGCCGACCGCAGCCTGTCTTTATTGACCTTGCTGAAAACACTGACATCTACATCCCACGCCTTGACTGGCTACCCGACTCAAAGCGCCTTGCTTACCAGCGTCTGAATCGTCAGCAAAATGTGTTAGAACTTTTCTTCTACGACCTTGAGCAAAAAAGCTCACGACTTGTGCTTACCGAGCGCAGCGATGCATGGGTAGAAGTAGAAAATAATGGCTATTACTTTCTCAAAAATTCAGATGCGTTCATTTGGAGCTCTGACCGTGATGGCTATCAGCACTTTTATCTTTACGGCTACGATGGCGTGCTCAAAGCCCAACTTACCAGAGGCGATTTTGATGATGATGCACTGCTCTATGTTGATGAGCCCAACCAAACGCTGTATTTTACTTCCGCAAAAGACAGTCCCTTAGAGCGTCATCTTTATTCGGTGAAGTTCGATGGCTCACAGATGCAGAAACTTACTTCAGAGCCCGGCACGCATAGCGCCGAGTTTTCTCCCGATGGCTCACTTTACTACCACACCTATTCAAGCGTCAGCACACCACCGAAGTTTTACCTACGCAAAAAAGATGGCTCACTTGTGCGTGAATTGGAAAACAATGCGGCTTTGGAAAAAACCCTCTCTGAATATCGCATGGGCAAAGCGCAGTTTCTTACATTCAAAAATGCTAGTGGAGTCGAACTCAATGCATGGCTACTTGTGCCTGCAGACTTTGACTCAACCAAAAAATATCCCGTACTCATGCATGTCTATGGCGGTCCTGGCTCACAAACCGTGCGCAACGCATGGGGCGCCATTAACCTTTGGTATCACTATCTGACGCAACAAGGATACTTGGTCTTTAGTGTCGACAACCGCGGTACAGGTTTTCGTGGTGCTGCTTTTAAGAAACTCACTTACAAAAAGTTGGGCATTGCTGAAACAGAAGATCAAGTCTCTGGCGCAAAGTTTCTTGCTTCACTTGCGTTTGTCGATAAAAGCCGCATCGGCATTTATGGATGGAGTTATGGCGGTTATATGGCGTCGATGTGTATGACCTATGGCAATTCGCTCGCAGAGCAAGTCTTCAAGGCAGGTATTGCTGGCGCCCCCGTTACGCACTGGAAATTTTACGACACGATTTACACCGAGCGTTACATGGATACCCCGCAGCGCAATCCGAAAGGCTATGAAATTTCTGCGCCTTTAACCTACGCCGATCGACTTAAAGGCAATTTTCTCTTAATTCATGGCACACTGGATGACAATGTGCATTTCCAGAACTCTACTGCTCTTGCAAAGAAACTGCAAGAACTCGGCAAGCCTTTCCAAGCGATGTTCTACCCTGAGCAATATCATGGCATTCGTGGACCAGCGCGCTTTCATCTACATCAATTGATGACACAGTTCATTTTAGAAAAGCTCTGA
- a CDS encoding S-adenosylmethionine tRNA ribosyltransferase, giving the protein MSQHQIGNIIPEIHIDDYIYDLPEEQIATAPLPERDQSKLLMVQAKTGEISHHHFSDLPDLLPAETLLVFNNSKVIAARLALKKQSGGKVEVLCVEPSEPNSDIALALLAKGAVKWKCLLHGRNLKALMTLSTSVMHQAKPLLLKATLVEKGMESTLCFEWQPKELPFLEVLEAVGKAPLPPYLKREPTRSDKLRYQTVYAKSEGSVAAPTAGLHFTPAVLERLRQKGVSSAELTLHVGMGTFKPVQQSNVQHHVMHAEQISVPKQTLLTLHNHIEKGKPVVAVGTTSMRVLESLYWFGVKLLLKDNKVLHKSIMNVEQWEAYTLASQLSTLPATVQGLEAVLECLQKHSLDGLSGKTQLIIVPGYRYMMCDGLITNFHQPRSTLILLVAAFLGGELWKKVYNEALQNGYRFLSYGDSSLLWR; this is encoded by the coding sequence ATGAGCCAACATCAAATCGGCAACATAATCCCCGAAATACACATTGACGACTATATCTATGACCTGCCAGAAGAGCAAATTGCAACAGCGCCGCTGCCTGAACGTGACCAAAGTAAATTGTTGATGGTGCAAGCAAAAACAGGTGAAATATCGCATCATCATTTTTCTGATTTGCCCGACCTGCTGCCTGCTGAAACATTACTTGTCTTCAACAATTCCAAAGTGATTGCGGCACGATTAGCGCTAAAAAAACAGAGCGGCGGTAAGGTAGAAGTGCTATGTGTAGAGCCAAGTGAGCCAAATTCTGACATTGCTCTGGCACTGCTGGCAAAAGGAGCTGTAAAGTGGAAATGCTTATTGCATGGCAGGAATCTCAAAGCGTTGATGACGCTAAGCACAAGTGTGATGCATCAAGCAAAGCCACTTTTGCTCAAAGCCACGTTAGTCGAGAAGGGAATGGAATCTACGCTGTGCTTTGAATGGCAGCCAAAAGAACTCCCCTTCTTGGAAGTCTTAGAGGCTGTTGGGAAAGCACCACTACCGCCATATCTGAAGCGTGAGCCAACTCGGAGCGACAAGCTGCGCTATCAAACGGTTTATGCAAAAAGTGAAGGATCGGTGGCTGCACCGACAGCAGGACTGCACTTTACGCCAGCGGTACTTGAACGCTTGCGACAAAAGGGCGTGAGTTCAGCAGAGCTGACGCTACATGTTGGCATGGGCACATTTAAGCCTGTTCAACAAAGTAATGTGCAGCATCATGTAATGCACGCAGAGCAAATTAGCGTCCCAAAGCAAACCTTACTGACGCTGCATAATCATATCGAGAAAGGAAAGCCCGTAGTTGCTGTGGGTACAACCTCAATGCGCGTTTTGGAATCGCTTTACTGGTTCGGTGTGAAGTTGCTGCTCAAAGACAATAAAGTGCTGCACAAAAGCATAATGAATGTGGAGCAGTGGGAGGCTTATACTTTAGCATCGCAACTAAGCACGTTGCCAGCAACGGTTCAGGGTTTGGAGGCGGTATTGGAGTGTCTACAAAAACACTCGCTTGATGGGCTCTCTGGCAAGACGCAATTGATAATTGTGCCCGGCTATCGCTACATGATGTGTGATGGCTTAATTACCAACTTTCATCAGCCACGCAGCACACTGATTTTACTGGTGGCGGCATTCTTAGGTGGAGAGCTCTGGAAAAAAGTCTACAACGAGGCTTTGCAGAACGGCTATCGTTTCCTAAGTTACGGAGACTCATCACTGCTTTGGCGATAG
- the lpdA gene encoding dihydrolipoyl dehydrogenase, whose translation MSKQAINKPSHHYDFDVAIIGSGPGGYETAIRASQLGYKTCVIEKEPTLGGVCLNWGCIPTKSLLKNAELLNTLKHASTFGIKFENMSIDFAQIIKRSRDVAAQMAKGVEYLMKKNKITVKKGFGKLLSAHEIEIKADDGSTEKISSLYTILATGTKARSIPTVPVDRKRIITSYEAMILPEKPETLTIIGAGAIGVEFAYFYNAVGTQVTLIEALPQILPNEDEEIATLLTRDFKKQGITIMTSAKVESACVEGEKVKTIVTDSNGKQKELLSDYCLVAIGLTGNIENLGLEEVGVKTERGFIKVDEFGRTNVEGVYAIGDVAGGMLLAHKASAEGIRCVEKIAGLDVQPLDPMEIPVCTYCQPSVAHIGLTEKQAKEQGYEVKIGRFPFKASGKATAAGHTEGMVKLIFDAKYGDLLGAHIIGYEATEMIASLGIARKLEATADWIHHTVHAHPTFSEAIKEAAADAYGEAINI comes from the coding sequence ATGTCTAAACAAGCCATTAACAAGCCCTCTCACCATTACGATTTTGATGTTGCAATTATCGGTTCAGGACCTGGCGGATATGAAACTGCCATCCGAGCCTCACAACTTGGCTATAAAACCTGCGTGATTGAAAAAGAGCCTACGCTCGGTGGAGTCTGTCTGAATTGGGGCTGCATCCCGACAAAATCACTCCTCAAAAATGCAGAACTTCTCAATACGCTCAAACATGCCAGCACTTTCGGTATTAAGTTTGAGAATATGTCCATTGACTTTGCGCAAATCATTAAACGCAGCCGTGATGTCGCTGCGCAAATGGCAAAGGGCGTGGAATACCTTATGAAAAAAAATAAAATCACGGTTAAAAAAGGATTCGGCAAGTTGCTTTCTGCACATGAAATTGAAATCAAAGCTGACGATGGCTCAACCGAAAAAATTAGTTCGCTTTACACGATTCTTGCTACGGGCACAAAGGCGCGCTCTATCCCCACCGTCCCTGTCGATCGCAAGCGCATCATTACAAGTTATGAAGCCATGATTCTACCAGAAAAGCCAGAGACACTTACCATTATTGGCGCAGGCGCTATCGGTGTAGAATTTGCTTATTTCTACAATGCTGTCGGCACACAGGTTACACTCATTGAAGCCCTGCCGCAAATTTTGCCCAACGAAGATGAAGAAATTGCCACACTCCTTACACGCGACTTCAAAAAGCAAGGCATTACCATCATGACCAGCGCAAAAGTTGAATCGGCATGCGTCGAAGGCGAAAAAGTCAAAACCATCGTTACGGATAGCAATGGCAAACAAAAAGAACTGCTTTCTGATTACTGCCTTGTCGCTATCGGTCTAACAGGCAATATCGAAAATCTCGGCTTGGAAGAAGTTGGCGTCAAAACCGAGCGTGGCTTTATTAAAGTCGATGAATTTGGTCGCACTAATGTAGAAGGGGTTTATGCCATTGGTGATGTAGCAGGCGGTATGCTGCTGGCACACAAAGCCTCTGCTGAAGGCATTCGCTGTGTTGAGAAAATCGCCGGTCTTGATGTTCAACCGCTCGACCCGATGGAAATCCCAGTTTGCACCTATTGCCAACCTTCTGTGGCTCACATTGGTCTGACAGAAAAGCAAGCCAAAGAACAGGGCTATGAGGTCAAAATCGGACGCTTTCCTTTCAAAGCCTCTGGCAAAGCCACAGCCGCCGGGCATACCGAGGGCATGGTCAAACTCATTTTTGATGCTAAATATGGTGACCTTTTAGGCGCCCATATCATTGGTTACGAAGCCACGGAGATGATTGCCTCGCTTGGCATTGCACGCAAACTTGAAGCCACAGCGGATTGGATTCACCATACCGTTCATGCACACCCGACTTTTTCTGAAGCCATCAAGGAAGCTGCGGCTGACGCTTATGGTGAAGCAATTAACATTTAG
- a CDS encoding exopolysaccharide biosynthesis polyprenyl glycosylphosphotransferase, with translation MLKPETKQRLLTLVIDFFAFNFAFLCYYTVRNTVPFAAFTEQAPMLVLPMLTLSVCWILIFWLFGLYRDWRFSSRYEEAVTVLKAITFGTFLLFILIFADDIVEAQATDLPHTYSSRFGAALYWLVLCSVMPIGRLVQRSYQRRQLVEKGIGRRRAVIIGTGQRALSLAADIAHHPALGLDVVGFIKECHDATALPARTLGSLDDLDSTLALHHISEVIIAVQSVKHDELLRIIGRCEGKNIGLKILPDMYDILSGAARTTQIYGTPLIELSSPPLTPFAENVKRLFDISVSLIALIFLSPIMAILAFLVWLDTKASPIYSQTRIGLYGKPFTIYKFRSMHKDAENGVPQLTQKNDSRITAFGRFLRKYRLDELPQFWNVLIGEMSIVGPRPERPYFVEQLKAIAPHYARLHCVRPGITSWGQVKFGYASNLDEMLERMKYDLFYVENMSLSMDFKILLATIYVIFAGRGQ, from the coding sequence ATGCTCAAACCCGAAACTAAGCAACGCCTACTGACGCTCGTCATTGATTTTTTTGCCTTCAACTTTGCATTTCTTTGTTACTACACTGTTCGCAACACTGTTCCGTTTGCGGCTTTCACTGAGCAAGCTCCGATGCTGGTTTTGCCCATGCTCACACTTAGTGTATGTTGGATACTCATCTTTTGGCTCTTTGGTCTCTATCGTGATTGGCGGTTTAGTTCGCGCTACGAAGAAGCAGTTACCGTACTTAAAGCAATTACCTTCGGCACATTTCTGCTTTTCATTTTGATTTTTGCTGACGATATCGTTGAAGCTCAAGCAACTGATCTGCCGCATACCTATTCATCGCGTTTTGGCGCAGCACTCTACTGGCTAGTGCTCTGCTCCGTGATGCCTATTGGTCGCTTGGTGCAGCGCAGCTACCAGCGGCGACAACTTGTGGAGAAAGGCATTGGCAGGCGGCGCGCGGTTATCATCGGCACAGGACAGCGTGCTCTATCACTTGCCGCAGATATTGCACATCATCCCGCACTTGGCTTAGATGTCGTTGGCTTTATCAAGGAGTGCCATGATGCTACAGCACTGCCCGCCCGCACACTCGGCAGTTTAGACGACCTTGATTCTACACTTGCGTTACATCACATCTCCGAAGTGATTATCGCTGTACAATCCGTTAAGCACGATGAACTTCTGCGCATCATCGGTCGCTGCGAAGGCAAAAACATCGGCTTAAAAATTCTTCCCGATATGTACGATATTCTCTCTGGTGCTGCACGAACCACGCAGATTTATGGCACACCGCTAATTGAACTGTCTTCACCGCCGCTGACTCCCTTTGCTGAAAACGTCAAACGTCTTTTTGATATCTCGGTCTCGCTTATTGCTTTGATTTTTCTCTCTCCCATCATGGCAATTCTTGCCTTTCTTGTCTGGCTCGATACAAAAGCCTCTCCGATTTACTCTCAAACTCGCATCGGGCTCTATGGGAAACCTTTCACGATTTACAAATTCCGCTCTATGCACAAAGACGCTGAAAACGGTGTGCCGCAACTGACACAGAAAAATGATAGCCGCATTACAGCCTTTGGTAGATTTCTACGCAAGTATCGACTCGATGAACTGCCACAGTTTTGGAATGTGCTCATCGGCGAAATGTCCATCGTGGGTCCTCGCCCTGAGCGACCTTACTTCGTGGAACAACTCAAAGCCATAGCCCCACACTATGCACGTTTGCACTGTGTTCGACCTGGCATTACAAGTTGGGGACAAGTTAAATTCGGCTATGCCTCAAACCTTGATGAAATGCTGGAACGCATGAAGTATGATCTTTTTTATGTGGAGAATATGAGCTTATCAATGGACTTCAAAATTTTACTTGCTACGATTTATGTCATCTTCGCTGGGCGCGGACAATAA
- a CDS encoding beta-aspartyl-peptidase: protein MFSRVLSFLFALIMMVSSVEAQPTSNKIAFAIHGGAGVIRKQDMPPEKEKAYQEKLTEALLAGYTILQSGGTALDAVETAIKILEDSPLFNAGKGAVLNADGKAELDAAIMDGKTLAAGAVAAVHRIKNPISLARAVMEKSPHVLLIGDGAEIFATSQGFELVPESYFITPERLKGLERAKEREKSAQEKKSDKKGTVGAVALDRFGNLAAGTSTGGMMNKRYGRVGDSPIIGAGTYANNATCAVSATGWGEYFIRTVAAYDVSALMEYKGLSAAEAGKLVIEKLGKLGGDGGMIILDKNGNIALPFNSEGMYRAYINERGQAVVQIYKDTP from the coding sequence ATGTTCTCTCGTGTTTTGTCTTTTCTTTTCGCTCTCATCATGATGGTCTCTAGCGTTGAAGCGCAGCCGACATCAAACAAAATTGCTTTTGCCATTCACGGTGGCGCAGGTGTCATACGCAAACAAGATATGCCGCCCGAAAAAGAAAAAGCCTATCAGGAAAAACTCACTGAAGCCTTACTTGCTGGCTATACAATTCTTCAATCTGGTGGCACTGCTTTAGATGCTGTTGAGACCGCTATTAAAATTTTGGAAGATTCACCTCTTTTCAACGCAGGTAAAGGCGCCGTGCTTAATGCTGATGGCAAAGCGGAACTTGATGCAGCCATAATGGATGGTAAGACACTTGCAGCTGGCGCTGTTGCTGCTGTGCATCGCATCAAGAACCCAATTTCATTGGCGCGTGCCGTCATGGAAAAATCACCGCATGTGTTGCTCATTGGCGACGGTGCAGAGATTTTCGCCACATCGCAGGGTTTTGAACTTGTGCCAGAATCTTATTTTATCACGCCTGAGCGGCTGAAAGGGCTCGAGCGCGCAAAAGAGCGCGAAAAATCTGCCCAAGAAAAAAAGTCAGACAAAAAAGGCACGGTTGGTGCTGTAGCACTCGATCGGTTCGGCAATCTTGCTGCGGGTACTTCGACAGGCGGTATGATGAACAAACGCTACGGTCGTGTCGGCGATTCGCCCATCATCGGCGCGGGGACTTACGCAAACAACGCCACATGCGCTGTCTCTGCCACAGGTTGGGGCGAGTACTTCATCCGTACAGTTGCCGCTTACGATGTCTCGGCACTCATGGAATACAAAGGGCTATCTGCCGCTGAAGCAGGCAAACTTGTCATTGAAAAATTAGGCAAACTTGGCGGCGATGGCGGCATGATCATTCTTGACAAAAACGGGAACATTGCTCTACCCTTCAATAGCGAAGGTATGTATCGCGCTTATATCAATGAACGAGGGCAAGCGGTTGTTCAAATCTATAAGGATACGCCGTAA
- a CDS encoding protease translates to MNIYLILALLFIGFILLQCFVTVKQGTVAVVTQFGQYKRVMRPGLNFKLPLLEKIERRISIQNRSVELEFQAITEDQANVNFKSLLVYSVLDQQEETIKNVAFKFVNEQNFMQALVRTVEGSVRGFVAKKRQAEILGLRSEIVLYVKEQIDPTLESWGYHLIDLQINDITFDEAIMRSMSQVVASKNLKAAAENEGQALLITKTKQAEAEGNAIKIAAEAERQAAQLRGQGIALFREEVARGMRNAAKEMEAANLDASFILFSMWTEAVKNFAENGKGNVIFLDGSVEGMSRTLQQLMALNSGVFDLDKNGKPPIVPKS, encoded by the coding sequence ATGAACATCTACCTCATTCTCGCCCTTCTTTTCATCGGTTTTATTTTGCTCCAATGCTTTGTAACGGTTAAACAAGGCACGGTTGCCGTCGTTACCCAGTTTGGGCAATACAAGCGCGTGATGCGCCCTGGTCTAAATTTCAAACTCCCTCTGCTTGAAAAGATTGAAAGACGTATCTCGATTCAGAATCGCTCGGTAGAGTTAGAATTTCAAGCAATTACCGAAGACCAAGCCAACGTGAATTTTAAATCGTTGCTTGTCTATTCTGTGCTTGATCAGCAAGAAGAAACCATTAAAAATGTTGCCTTCAAGTTTGTCAATGAACAGAATTTTATGCAGGCACTGGTGCGCACAGTGGAAGGCTCGGTACGCGGTTTTGTTGCAAAGAAGCGTCAAGCTGAGATTCTAGGTTTGCGCTCGGAAATTGTACTCTATGTCAAAGAGCAAATTGATCCGACGCTGGAATCGTGGGGCTATCACTTGATTGATCTGCAAATCAACGACATCACATTTGACGAAGCCATTATGCGCTCTATGTCGCAAGTTGTGGCTTCTAAGAATCTTAAAGCCGCTGCAGAGAACGAAGGTCAAGCCTTGCTCATTACAAAAACGAAGCAAGCCGAAGCCGAAGGCAATGCAATTAAAATTGCAGCTGAGGCTGAGCGACAAGCCGCACAATTGCGCGGACAAGGTATTGCGCTCTTTCGTGAAGAAGTTGCACGTGGTATGAGAAATGCCGCAAAAGAAATGGAAGCCGCAAATCTCGATGCCTCTTTTATTCTCTTCTCAATGTGGACAGAAGCTGTTAAGAATTTCGCTGAAAATGGTAAAGGCAATGTGATTTTCCTTGATGGTTCTGTCGAGGGCATGTCTCGCACTCTGCAGCAACTCATGGCGCTCAACAGTGGTGTTTTTGACCTTGATAAGAATGGTAAGCCACCTATTGTGCCAAAATCTTAA